A single window of Oenanthe melanoleuca isolate GR-GAL-2019-014 unplaced genomic scaffold, OMel1.0 S001, whole genome shotgun sequence DNA harbors:
- the PRICKLE3 gene encoding prickle planar cell polarity protein 3, with the protein MFTRGSRRRRSQRDAEDPERGCPCRACHELCPGFQEHPWRKICQHCKCPRGEHVVGGVPPRLQGVLARLLPDPPPPPGSEDSGCCAEEFAWSPPGLSPEQVSLYFSALPPALVPRMRSPGERHRLRELLRQLPPHDLEPEFCHDLDEVERRELKLFAQRRKRENLGQGSVRPLPLTSAGAVCQQCGGPIRGGSLAVFAARAGLGLCWHPQCFQCHQCHQPLVDLLYFCPGGAGGLRGRLLCGRHHGDSVRPRCPGCDELIFGGRWAEAGGRRWHLRHLRCLECEGPLEPQNLPRTGAGPPLCPPCRTRRAHLCDTCGDPIDLQAPHVTHRGQHWHPLPTCFRCAPCGRPLLGRPFLPRGGQIFCSPQCAQGPPPRAPRGAPQRRSWGGAPPAGSQPRFRRAGPHRHSMPELGVTRRPSRSISPPPAPCSPSPPCPVPPPPEPCPSSPGLGVRQGGGPPPLPFLLLLLLLLLLLLLLLLVGGAVPGGAHPPPPTAPPPRGPPASGPAPPAPPPAPLPLPWLPPGLTPLTSG; encoded by the exons GCCGAGGACCCCGAGCGGGGCTGTCCGTGCCGTGCCTGCCACGAGCTCTGCCCGGGTTTCCAGGAGCACCCCTGGAG gaAGATCTGCCAGCACTGCAAGTGTCCCCGAGGCGAGCACGTTGTGGGGGGCGTCCCCCCGCGGCTGCAGGGGGTCCTGGCGCGGCTGCTGCCTgaccccccgcccccccccggCTCTGAGGACTCGGGGTGCTGTGCCGAGGAGTTCGCCTGGAGCCCTCCTGGCCTCAGCCCTGAACAG GTGTCTCTGTATTTCTCCGCCCTGCCCCCCGCACTGGTGCCGCGTATGCGCAGTCCCGGCGAGCGGCACCGGCTGCGGGAGCTGCTGCGGCAGCTGCCCCCGCACGACCTGGAG cccgAATTCTGCCATGACCTGGACGAGGTCGAGCGTCGGGAACTGAAACTTTTCGCCCAACGCCGAAAACGGGAAAATTTGGGGCAGGGGAGCGTCCGGCCCCTCCCCCTGACCAGCGCTGGGGCCGTGTGCCAGCAg TGCGGGGGTCCCATCCGGGGCGGCTCCCTGGCCGTGTTCGCAGCgcgggcggggctggggctgtgctggcacccccagtgcttccagtgccaccagtgccaccagccgCTCGTGGACCTGCTCTACTTCTGCCCGGGGGGcgccggggggctgcgggggcggCTGCTGTGTGGGCGGCACCACGGGGACAGCGTGAGACCGCGCTGCCCCGGCTGCGATGAg CTGATTTTCGGGGGGCGCTGGGCCGAGGCCGGGGGGCGCCGCTGGCACCTGCGGCACCTGCGCTGTCTGGAGTGTGAGGGGCCCCTGGAGCCCCAAAACCTGCCCAGAACTGGAGCGGGgccccctctgtgccccccctGCCGCACCCGCCGCGCCCACCTGTGCGACACCTGTGGGGACCCCATCG ACCTGCAGGCTCCCCACGTCACCCACAGGGGGCAGCACTGgcaccccctccccacctgTTTCCGCTGTGCGCCCTGTGGGCGCCCCCTGCTGGGCCGCCCCTTCCTGCCCCGGGGGGGGCAAATCTTCTGCTCCCCCCAGTGCGCACAGGGACcccccccccgcgccccccgcggcGCCCCCCAGCGGCGCTCCTGGGGAGGGGCACCCCCGGCAG GCTCGCAGCCCCGGTTCCGCCGGGCGGGGCCCCATCGCCACTCGATGCCGGAACTGGGCGTCACCCGCCGCCCCTCCCGCTCCATCTCCCCTCCTCCcgccccctgcagcccctcccctccctgccctgtccctcccccCCCCgagccctgcccctcctcccccgGGTTGGGGGTGCGGCAGGGGGGGGGGCCGCCCCCgctgcccttcctcctcctcctcctcctcctcctcctcctcctcctcctcctcctcctcgtgggaggggctgttcctgggggagcccatccccctccccccacAGCTCCGCCCCCCCGGGGCCCCCCTGCatccggccccgcccctccagccccgcccccggccccgctcccgctcccgtGGCTGCCGCCTGGCCTGACCCCTCTTACCTCTGGGTGA